In Deltaproteobacteria bacterium, the following proteins share a genomic window:
- a CDS encoding TetR/AcrR family transcriptional regulator, giving the protein MKPDKPTRRERERLRQRQDILAGALALFAEKGYHNVSMQEIAERTEFATGTLYKFFPSKEDLY; this is encoded by the coding sequence ATGAAGCCCGACAAACCAACCCGACGTGAACGGGAGCGGCTCCGCCAGCGTCAGGACATTTTGGCCGGGGCTTTGGCCCTATTCGCCGAGAAAGGCTACCACAACGTCTCCATGCAGGAGATCGCCGAACGAACCGAGTTCGCCACCGGCACTCTGTACAAGTTTTTTCCGAGCAAGGAGGACCTGTAC